The Setaria viridis chromosome 6, Setaria_viridis_v4.0, whole genome shotgun sequence genome includes the window ATATCTATATCTATGTCACCTCACGAGAACTAGGATCTACTTAGAAACCACCAACCAGCATGCACACAGGGTACGTATACGTACCAATCAACTATCTGGGTGCACCATTGGCTAGTAAATTACCAAATCGCCCTCTCCCTCTTGTACATGTAGTACTATAGAAATGAACATTTTAATTAATAATACAAGTGACAGATGTTGTATCGATCGATCTAGTTATAAGTAACAGTCTGCTATTAATGTTGTGATTATAACAGTAATCCAGGGGGTTAATTAAACAGGGACGAGCTGATGAGCTGAGATCGAGAAGGAGCTAGCTGATGAGAGGCCGGCGACCTGGCGTTTGACAGTGCCACTCCAACTTACTGCCACCTTTAATCCATCAATCGCCCATTCATTTCTGCTCAGctcctttctctctcatcaCTCTAATCACCTTTGAAaatcactctctctctctctctagagatctttcttttattttttttcttccctttctctctccctctcttcttggtgTTGTTGGCGTTGTCTCTTTACTGTACCAGCGCAGCAGGGCATGCAGCTCGCCATGTCACGTAGCTAGCTAGGGGGCTTTACGTACGTAGTAGGCCGACGACGGCCGGAACCAGACGGCTACAGTGACACGTGGCTCAGGCGCTCCGTCGACGTGGCCGGAGCCGACGACGTCCGGGTGAAGCTCCACaggtcgtcctcgccgccgccgccgccgagcagcctcgtggtggcggcggtgtagAAGGCGAGCccgtcggcgtcgtcggcgccgccgtcgaagcAGAGGTGgtccgccgccggggccgcggcGTCGGGCGCCTGCCCGTTGAGGTGCGACGCCACCAGCCGGTCCATCATGGCCCAGTCCGTGATCCCGCTCacgccgccgtggaggaggaggtcgtctccgccggcggtggccgccgccgcgtcgcctgCTGCCGAGACGTGCGGCTGCGGCGTCGTCAGGGCGGCCGACGACGGACTCTCCAGCGGGGGCAGCTTCATGAACCCGTGCCGGTCCAGCACGGTCTCGATTGGCCGGAGGTacctcgccgccctccccgcgccgccgccgccgctgagctgCGGCGAGAGGAGCTGCTCGTGCTCCTGCTTGCACGACCTGCCCATGTACTGCAGGATCTGGTCGAGCGCGTCGTCGCTGGAGGAGTACTGCAGGCCGTGGTTCACCGCCGCTTCCTTGCCGCCGtttcgtccgccgccgccgccgccacctcccgatGACTccttgtggtggtgcttcttcttgaacaccctGCACACCACCCAGCCGTCCTCCTGGCTGgcgtccgacgccgccgccgcagcagcagcgaccTGCAGGCCATCGCCGACGACGATGCAAAAGCAGCAGCCAGCGTTAATGATTGCTACCTTTTGGGGCACATGTAGCACATGGAAAAGTTTAATAATTGTTACTGGCTCTACTGCTCTCTCCACTCCACCCCCCACCTcaagcaaggaaaaaaaaaagaagaaggaaaagggTGACCGGAGCTGGATCAAATCAAGGCTGGTGCCCGTACTCCTATCAttgcaccaccaccgccataTAATTGTTTCTTACGGCAATAATTAATGGTGGCGTACGTGAATCGGTGCAGGGATCGATTACCTCATCAGCATCAGCAGCTAGcttggggtgggtgggggggggggggggggcagaaGATGGCTtaccgtggcggcggcggcggcggcgtcgccggagggGTCGTCGAGGCGGTACTCGTGCATTATCCAGTCGGACTTCTGGCCGTGCGGGGCGCGTCCCTTGTAGAAGACGAGCGTCTTGCGCATGCCGATGCGCTTCACGGCGTTGTAAATGGCCTTGTCGCGGCCGGTGGCCTTCCAGAAGCCCGCCGCCGTGGCTCGGTTCGTGCGCGTCCCCGTCGGGTACTTCTTGTCCTTGTGGCTGAAAAAGTACCAGTCGTTCTGCGGCCCGGACCCGATCTTACATTTCTCTGCAACAAGAAGATATCATCAGTAacatgagcagcagcagcaggaaatTGTTCATAACCATAATTCAGCTGTACGATTTACATATGAACTACTGCTGATGACCGATGAACGAAACAACAAGCAAGCTGTTGCATTCACCAGCAAGCTGGTCTCAAGTGTAATGAACCAAGCAATGATCCGTACAACTGAACTGAACTCATCGATCGGTCACCGGTGCAGGTGGTGCAACGAGGCAGTTGGATGGAGGCCGGTCAAGATCACCAGGTCATCACCAGCTCTCCGATCCATGGCCATGAGCTAGGTTCATACCTTGGATGTCCCATGGCTCGAGCTTGTTGAGGTCGACGTCGCGGATGACGTCGAGGTCGATCTCCTGGGAGGCGACCTTCTTGCGGAGGTAGtagttgaggagctcctcctccgTGGGGTGGAACCGGAACCCCGGCGGCACGCACGACTGCCCGTTCACCGAGATGCTCATTGATCTCTGCTGCTCTCGATCGGTCGAGCTGCTGCTACTAGCTCGTGTGTGCGCAAGCTAATTAAGCACCTACCTAGCTAGCTACaggaagggagagggagaaggagaggggagCGAGAGGTAGACGACGACGATGAATTGAAGAGGAGGAAAGAGATGGAACGAAGCTGGTGGCAGGGGGAGGAAAGGCGCGCACTTATATAGTggggtgtgtgtgttggggggggggggggggggggggtggttgGGGTACTTGCCGCCCAGCAAGCCAGAGCGAAATTAGGGGGATCGTCCATGGACGAGATCATCCATCCATGAATGATATTGCCATCATTCCATGCTGTTTCCTTTCAgccttattttctttctttggcctctctctgtgtgtgtatAGCTATGCTATAGCTCTTGCTGATGCAGCTGCTACCTCTCCCTCTAAGTCTCTATACACActacccttcttcttcttctagtaGGCAGGGCAGGAGTCAGTGCACTACTGCAGGTCTGCAGCCGGCCGGGCGCTCGGAGTGGGGTTAGTTTTGCCACCCACCCGTGAGAGAGACGCAGGAGAGAGAAagctagagagagagggaaagaaagaggaaaggtCTAGGACGAGTAGTAGTAGAATTAAGGGAGAGAAAGGGAAAGGACAAGCCAACGgttttcattttcttctccCATGCATTATCATCGATCGATTGACGTATATGCATGATGTATCATGTACATGTACGTATCCATGTATATGCATATATAGGGTATTACTAAACTTTGCAAAAATACTTGACATGCTAatggatggatcgatcgatcaccTGCAGCTTGGAATCTTTCGGTGccggagttttttttttggaccgTGCTGGAgcatgtttttcattaagaggaaGTTTTGGGGCCGGAATCATCTTGTCCCATGTGCTACCGGCCGGCTTTCCTTGACTTATTTTTACTGCAGGATCCATCGATCTAATCGGAGGTAATTTTACTATAACCTGATAGATGGAGGTATTATATGCATTGCTTGTCCTTTTATTATTTGTGTCCTTTCTTCTCTGTTGCTTCAAATAATTACTCGCTCCTCTATCCTGGCTACTCTTCAGTGCAAGCTGCAGGGGCAAGCGGCTAGCTAATAGCTGGGTACAAAGCTGATCAATGCTAGATGGttccatggatggatggatggaccaGCTGTGTTTTCAGCTAATGGTCGTGTCGCTCTGTCACTGGCAACAAAGTACAATGATACATAGTACGTGTACACGAGTTAACAAAATGCATGCATGTAATGTAACAACAAATTCTTCAGAAAAAGAATGGAGCTTGTAATTCAATTATTCATATCTCTTTATATGTCATATATCTGCAGTTTCCATGTACAGCAACAGACAAAAAAAAGCACATGGTCGGCTTCAGGTTATCCATCGAACTCTACCCATTCTTTTGTCATTTGGggggttggtatttgcaatttTGGATGGCATCTGTTAACATGATCCAGTAGTAAGATGCCATATCCACGTGTGTGTATGTGTACCCATGCATTTCTTTTCCATTTCGGAGAATACAACCAGGCCGGGCTAGCTCCAGGTTCAACTGCTTTGTCGTGTCTATACCTGTAAAGCATATGCACTTGCAGTACTACTAGGCTGAAGCAAGCGACCGAGGAATGGTCAAATCGCAGTCATCCATCCAAATCCAGCGCCTGCATGGAACGGAAATAAAAACAAAGCAGGCAGATAGTGCGTGATGCAATTATGGGCTCTTCTGTATGGTCAATTTCCTTTTTGTTAAGTCTCACTCTGATCTCTTTCAGTTACCCGTCATGTATGGATCCCAAGTCCCTTTGAGTTGCCCAAAAATTCAAATTAACTCGTGGTGATCAAAACCAAAGAGCTAGCTGATTGTTCATCGTCGTAAAGCTGATTGTAAGCAGTAGAATCAAGCTAGCTGATCCCTTGAATTATAACGAATGAAACCTAGGTAAGCAGTCATGTAGTCGTGTTTAAGTCACAATTCATCATCGACATGATCCGTCAAATTTCAGACAGTAAATTATTGAGTGATGTTGTTTTCACATTTTTCCCTGCCAAGATCGATATATATGTCAAATATCATCCAGTGTAATTCAATGGTGTCATGTCGCAACTCGCAACCGATCGATCGATTGCATTCCGAACGCGACCGATGACAATCTATCACAGTTAGTAGTTCACGGTAAACTTATTTCATTCTTAAATCTTCTCTATCTAGTGGAGAGCCCAAACTGACAAGTCACTATTCATTTTTCTTACCCGGGAAGAACTTTTACTGATCGATCAGGAGCAGTGTCATAGTCTGACTGTGAGTACTGAACACCGAGTAGTAATTCACCCCGTTGAAATTAGAATGAAACCTACACGAATCGGCCTTGTGTAGGTAATCATGTCACCATTAACAATCAACATCAGTAGAGATATTGGTATTATATATCTCGAAGAATTTAGTCTCTCGGAAAAACCCTCACGccacaaacaaaaattcaatgTTACTGTTGATGATGATCACTTATAATTGCCAGGATCACTAATTCAAAGAGGGGAGATTAATCAGTCGTCTCCTAATTAATCAGGATGGGATCACATGGCTAGTGGAGTGTCCAGGCTGAAAGCGTTGTATGCTCCTGTGTATGAGAGCTTTGCATTGCGCAAGGTTTGGTGCCGGAAGGGGACGCATGATGGGAAAGCTGCGTGGTAAGCTAGTACCCGGTAACAGCAATGAGGTGACGGTCGATTGCAGTGCGCCGACTCGACTCCATCCCTGCCGGCCGTTGATTGGCCTGCCGGGTACGTTCTGGAAACCTATCAGTCGGTAACCGCTGTGGAGGGACAATTAACCAATCATCATGCATAATTTGCAGCGCtgataattatatatatgttaTAGTTTTATGCTAAGTTAAACATTTCTATCTTTGATCATCAATTCTAATAAATAAATTTTAGTTCGCAATTACTCTTTACACTTTTATccatatttgtattttttttgcactttgTGCACCTCAATATGTGTTTAAGTTTAATTGAACCATTAGTTTGAGTTACTCCCACTGtccaaaaaataatttattctacgattcaaaatttgtccaaaAACAAGTTATACATTATACTCAATTTGGGAGTCAATTAGCGCTAAATATAGATAATAACTAGGGGTAATCAATGTCATTTTACTTTCTTGTTAATCTGTCCTAAAATTACTTGGACgtttttttgggacggagggagtatgtgttTAGCATGAAAATCGGTATGCGCATCGCTTCTTTCATACttgtatatatagtatatatatgaTGGCACACATCATATGTAGATACCTTATGTGTGTAATTAATTTAGAGATTTAGTTTGTATTATTTTCAACAATAACATACGTGGGTGACTTTTTTAGAAAGACATCCTAGAGCATCTGATATATGATTTATATTAAGGAAAACAATGACAAGTGCAGAGAAAGAAAATTACAATCAGATTTGACAAAGTCTTCTTCTCCACTTCAACGATTGAAACCATGGCTACTCCGTGTCCCATCAATGTCGATCGTGCCATAAGTCGAAGAGAGAACAAATAGAGAACCAAGCAAGATCTAGATGAACCCCAATTGCACAAAGACTTTTGAAGATTGCAACCATGGCTACTCCGTGTACCATCACTGTCGATCCTGCCATAAGTTGAAGAGAGAACAAATAGAGAACCAGGCAAGATCTAGATGAACCCCAATTGCACAAAGACTTTTGAAGACCGCAATAGTCGCCGGTCCGCTCTTCCGTAGAATTGCAGAAGAAATATCGATAAGCCAGGGCTATTAATGTTTTGCCATCCTTACGGATGTCACCTAATCCCCCGTCACTGACCAACGGACCCAGCTAATTCACTGACGGGGCATTTGGGCTGCCATTCACTCCGTAAGGGTAGCAAAAAGTTAAATATACCGATAAGCCAAGCCTCGAGCCCAACCCAGATATGCTCCTACACCACCATCTGTCAACGCAACCACAAGCCTCACAAGAGATGGTAATTTAGATGAACTGTAGGGGGTGATGGTAATTTAGATGAACCATAGGAGGTTACTTTAGCTTATTTTATATAATAGTAGAGGTGGATAATGTAGATATTGATTTATGGGTGACTTTAGACTTATTTTCATAATAGCAAATGTGGATAattcttttagaaaatataatagattccATGGATACTTATAGTTAGAACTATAGCCTACCGGATTGATGCcagatgttttttttatttctgtgaGATTTTTAGGTTTTTCGTTTTTTTTAGTGCGTCTTGTGAAGATTAACCTGAATGCTTCAAGCAGTATCCATGATTATGTAATTTTCGGTTAATTCTGTCAAATGGGCCAGACAAATACTGTTGATCATGTAATAATTGTCATGAGTGATACATACAtgaacatgcatgatgcatgtgcTGCACATATGCATCTGATCCATCCGGTGTGCATCAGCATCGATATTTGTGTACGTACAGTGATCGGCTGGACAAGTTGGACCATGGACGGACGCACGCACACACATCGATCACCAACCATGCGCTAACCATCGATGTTACCGGCAATCATTATCCTTTTTAAACAATTGATAAACCACATAGCACGGATGCATTATTGCGTAATGCATGCATGGTGGTACGCGATGCACGGTTCACACCATTGTTTCCATGCTTGCATTGTATCCCTGTCTTTTTACGCAAAAATCGTACCATGCAACGCCATGTTATGTATACCTAGTGTTGTTGCTAGTACCATGATTACACTAGAGTGATTAATGCCTCCAAAAAAACaatctagtattttttttctttttaaaataaATGAACCGGCAGGAAAACTACCATTtacattaaaaataaaaattataaagtaATTTGATGGATGATTTCTCTGATTATTGAACAAATATAATGTCCTAGAAAACATGAACAAGAGGTAGTTCCTGCAAAAAAAACaatctagtattttttttctttttgttaaaCGAACCAGTAGGAAAACTGcctgttagaaaaaaaaacagaggaagGTGAGAGATagaattatgaactaattagatgtATAATTGTCTGATTATTGAGCAAATATACATGTCCGAGAAAACAAGAACAAGAGGTAGTTCCTGCAAGCACGGGGGAGCTAGAGACAGAGGGACGGAGAGAGACAGGGGCAGGAGCCATGGTACTCTCTCCTACATGGACCATGCGTACTGGAGCACAACAGAGCCAGCTCGGGGGGGTGTCCTTTCGTCGtttgttgcattgcatttcatgcATTGGGTTTGGGTACTTGGGAGTTGGTGCCATCTGCCCCAAAACATTAATTAAAATAATGATCAATTAGTTTACTAATTCATCTCATCTCCTTCACCGCTGGATTACACTGTTCTCAGCTTGGCCTGTCTCCCTCCATGCTCTGCTCATGTGTCCTCTGTTCTTGGTGGCAGCTGGCTTCCTGATGCATGTAGCATCTTTTAAAATCTGCTCATGGCTTGTCTGTCTCTCATCTAGCTCATGTCAGGAACATCACCACCTTGAGCTTGAAATTAGTAACCACCTGTACGTTTTACCATGCTGCAAATCAACCTTGCCGTCTGTTCATCTACCTGGCTCTCCTTTGCTAGCAATTAGCAAGGATTTCCTTCTCATGCAAGCCGGAATGCTTGTGAAGCCTTTCTATGTCTTTTTCGCTCCCTCTCTGTTACCAAACAGCAAAGCTGGTGTGCAGGCAGTGTAACTGTAGCAAAAGTGAGACAGTTCCAATCACGTGTTTCACTGCCTTCAAACTTGTATGTCTTTTTTGAAAGAAAGTCGCTTCAAACTTGTATGAGACGACCTGTTTAATTCCAAAGTTTGTAGGAGAAGCTAAAACCATCTTGAGCAAATAAAGCTCTACTGTTTGAGCTGTCCGAGTTAAGACTGGTAAAGCTATTGAGCCGTACCAGATTGGACCATTTGCTCCGATCAAATCACGCTTACCACACGACAATTAGCTGTTGATGAAAGGTCCTGCAGATTTCTGGACACGCACCCTAATGAAGAAACATGTTAGGATGCATCATGGTTCAAAAAGGCTATGATGAATTATTTGGAAAAAAAGGCTGTGATGAGTAAACGTTTGTTGAAGTAAGGAATTTTTGGATTGCATGAGCACGGGTAATTATGTATGCCTATGATTTTACTATTACTAACTGGATCCTTatgagacacgctagaaaaaaatcTAGATTTTCCCAAAAAATAAGATACATCTAGCCACACCATTGGATTTATTATGTTTTATGAAATCACCCACCtctgtcattatgaaaatagtctaaatTAATAACCTCATAAATCtctatctaagttacccacgtacGTCATTATAAAAAATTACCCTCTAATGATGATGGACTAGTTTATATAGTAATCACTTTCGTTCGAGAATTACTTCCACGTAGTTTATTCTAGAGAATCATTTTCATCCAAGAACCACGCTTCCATCCGAGATTCACTTCCACAAAGAATCAGAAGTAAcagaagctctaccaaatagcCCTTTCGATCTTATTTTCCCCATTCCCACCTAGGTTAGTTCTTGCTGGTGAGTAGTTTTAGTTGTGTGTGTCAAGTATGGCGATGCTTGACAAATCCTTCCTCGTGTTAGTCCATTCTTCTTCCTTCTACATTTGAGGTATTTTGTAAGCCATCTAAACTTTTACTAGGGTTAACACCTAGCTATAATTGGGGTGTGTGATCATAACGCTAAATAAACTTTTACTAGGCTTATTCAGTTTTATATCTGCATCTCGCCGAATGCATGCATGGGTCGGTGCATGATCAAGCCGAGTACGTACGCGACAGCAGCACGTACGTACTGTTACGTGCTTCCCATGCATTTTCCTCTCGTTGCGCCGATCAAAATTAACTTGCTCAATTCATCCTTGGCAAGTACATTGTCGGGATCGGTTTGTGAGGTGTACCACGTACTTGTACACAGGCATGGGATGTGAGTTTAATTTGTTCGTTCACTAGCtcctctgtgtgtgtgtgtgtgtgggggggggggggggggggggggggggggggcgctgtaCTTCTTCTCTGGCATTTGTACGCTACACATTTGGTTGGCAATGGATGGATTTGCACTTGATGTCCCCATTGACTTTCTCTCCAGGCAGTACATTATCTTGCCCAACAGAATTGATTGACAACAAGTCATTGCTAATAACGTCGGTAaggatgcatatgcatgcatctCCAACCATTATTCTGTtactttctctcttttttttgagagagagaggatctCCAACCATTCATATATATAAAGTACTAGTGTAAATTATTATCCTTGGAAATTATTTATAATTAGGCGAAACGAATCCAAATTTAAAATTAACATGGTGGTTGTTGCACTGTGATCGATCAAGATCCTACCTAATTTTGAAGAGACCACCACCGTACCCCACGCTGAATTTCTGCAAGCCTGCCTCATCGATCAGCTTTTCTAGTAGGGCACTGACATCTTCAGTTTTTGAGACAGAACCCTGAACCAGGATCTCCATGCCGGTGCTGCATGTATA containing:
- the LOC117859708 gene encoding NAC domain-containing protein 43; translation: MSISVNGQSCVPPGFRFHPTEEELLNYYLRKKVASQEIDLDVIRDVDLNKLEPWDIQEKCKIGSGPQNDWYFFSHKDKKYPTGTRTNRATAAGFWKATGRDKAIYNAVKRIGMRKTLVFYKGRAPHGQKSDWIMHEYRLDDPSGDAAAAAATVAAAAAAASDASQEDGWVVCRVFKKKHHHKESSGGGGGGGGRNGGKEAAVNHGLQYSSSDDALDQILQYMGRSCKQEHEQLLSPQLSGGGGAGRAARYLRPIETVLDRHGFMKLPPLESPSSAALTTPQPHVSAAGDAAAATAGGDDLLLHGGVSGITDWAMMDRLVASHLNGQAPDAAAPAADHLCFDGGADDADGLAFYTAATTRLLGGGGGEDDLWSFTRTSSAPATSTERLSHVSL